In Polyodon spathula isolate WHYD16114869_AA chromosome 11, ASM1765450v1, whole genome shotgun sequence, one genomic interval encodes:
- the LOC121322824 gene encoding STE20-related kinase adapter protein beta-like isoform X1, translating into MTFVRDCSCISHTSVENISVEDHYDTVSHHYLTNEPAACSLSETPPNDDMTVYSTDISHYQLLSELGKGFHDLSVVCLARHRPTGNLVAVKRTNLDNCTEEQLGVLQNEVLQTQLFHHPNILTSQIVFTSSSKLWVISPLMAYGSAECLVKTYFSDGMSESLIAFILYGVLKGLDYLHRMGYIHRSVKASHILLSGDGRVYLSGLHSLYSMVRDGKRSKVVYDVPEQSSTVLPWLSPELLRQDLHGYDVKSDIYSLGITACELASGRVPFQDMHPTLMLLQKLKGSHCCLLDIHPFPLEGLGLKVSRSGVDSGIGESVATSSIMRTMTGERPQSPAPKNFSVLFHNFVELCLQHDPEKRPSARSLLTHAFLKQYNLLLGLQVKRHTKESFLNLLHPAVPLNNPRVLAKAAQTAAGQDSTTSPDGTAGAWEF; encoded by the exons ATGACATTTGTAAGG GACTGTTCCTGTATTTCACATACATCGGTTGAAAACATCAGTGTAGAGGACCATTACGACACAGTCAGTCATCACTATCTG ACCAATGAGCCAGCAGCATGTTCCCTATCAGAAACACCTCCCAATGATGACATGACTGTGTACTCCACTGATATCAGCCACTATCAACTTCTCTCTGAGCTGG GGAAGGGGTTCCATGACCTCAGTGTGGTGTGCTTGGCTAGGCACAGACCCACGGGGAACCTCGTGGCTGTCAAGCGGACAAATCTCGACAACTGTACAGAAGAACAACTAGGGGTCTTACAG AATGAGGTGCTGCAGACTCAGCTTTTCCACCACCCCAACATCCTGACCTCCCAGATCGTATTTACCTCCTCTAGCAAACTCTGGGTCATCAGTCCATTGATGGCATATG GCTCTGCAGAGTGTCTTGTGAAGACGTATTTCTCTGATGGAATGAGTGAGTCGCTCATTGCCTTTATTCTCTATGGAGTATTAAAGGGTCTTGACTACCTGCACAGGATGGGCTACATTCACAG GAGTGTTAAAGCCAGTCATATTCTTCTGTCTGGAGATGGGCGTGTCTACCTGTCTGGTCTACACAGTCTGTACAGCATGGTGAGAGACGGGAAGAGGTCGAAGGTTGTGTACGATGTACCAGAGCAGAGCTCCACTGTGCTTCCTTGGCTGAGTCCAGAGCTGCTCCGACAG GATCTGCACGGCTATGATGTCAAGTCTGATATCTACAGTCTGGGCATTACCGCTTGCGAGCTAGCCAGTGGGAGAGTTCCTTTTCAGGACATGCACCCAACATTG ATGCTGCTGCAGAAGCTGAAGGGGTCGCACTGCTGTCTGCTGGATATCCACCCATTCCCCTTGGAGGGGCTGGGGCTGAAAGTCTCCCGCTCCGGGGTGGATTCTGGGATAGGGGAGAGTGTGGCCACCTCCAGCATTATGCGAACGATGACTGGAGAGAGACCACAGAGTCCAGCACCTAAAAACTTCTCTGTCCTCTTCCACAACTTTGTCGAATTGTGTCTACAGCATGATCCAGAAAAACG ACCCTCTGCAAGGTCTCTGTTAACCCACGCCTTCTTGAAACAG TACAATCTTCTGTTGGGCTTACAGGTGAAAAGACACACCAAAGAGTCCTTCCTCAACCTCTTACACCCTGCTGTGCCACTGAATAATCCACGAGTATTGGCAAAGGCTGCACAGACTGCAGCAGGTCAAGATTCTACTACCTCTCCCGATGGAACAGCTGGAGCATGGGAATTCTAA
- the LOC121322824 gene encoding STE20-related kinase adapter protein beta-like isoform X2 encodes MSFLDCSCISHTSVENISVEDHYDTVSHHYLTNEPAACSLSETPPNDDMTVYSTDISHYQLLSELGKGFHDLSVVCLARHRPTGNLVAVKRTNLDNCTEEQLGVLQNEVLQTQLFHHPNILTSQIVFTSSSKLWVISPLMAYGSAECLVKTYFSDGMSESLIAFILYGVLKGLDYLHRMGYIHRSVKASHILLSGDGRVYLSGLHSLYSMVRDGKRSKVVYDVPEQSSTVLPWLSPELLRQDLHGYDVKSDIYSLGITACELASGRVPFQDMHPTLMLLQKLKGSHCCLLDIHPFPLEGLGLKVSRSGVDSGIGESVATSSIMRTMTGERPQSPAPKNFSVLFHNFVELCLQHDPEKRPSARSLLTHAFLKQYNLLLGLQVKRHTKESFLNLLHPAVPLNNPRVLAKAAQTAAGQDSTTSPDGTAGAWEF; translated from the exons ATGTCTTTCTTG GACTGTTCCTGTATTTCACATACATCGGTTGAAAACATCAGTGTAGAGGACCATTACGACACAGTCAGTCATCACTATCTG ACCAATGAGCCAGCAGCATGTTCCCTATCAGAAACACCTCCCAATGATGACATGACTGTGTACTCCACTGATATCAGCCACTATCAACTTCTCTCTGAGCTGG GGAAGGGGTTCCATGACCTCAGTGTGGTGTGCTTGGCTAGGCACAGACCCACGGGGAACCTCGTGGCTGTCAAGCGGACAAATCTCGACAACTGTACAGAAGAACAACTAGGGGTCTTACAG AATGAGGTGCTGCAGACTCAGCTTTTCCACCACCCCAACATCCTGACCTCCCAGATCGTATTTACCTCCTCTAGCAAACTCTGGGTCATCAGTCCATTGATGGCATATG GCTCTGCAGAGTGTCTTGTGAAGACGTATTTCTCTGATGGAATGAGTGAGTCGCTCATTGCCTTTATTCTCTATGGAGTATTAAAGGGTCTTGACTACCTGCACAGGATGGGCTACATTCACAG GAGTGTTAAAGCCAGTCATATTCTTCTGTCTGGAGATGGGCGTGTCTACCTGTCTGGTCTACACAGTCTGTACAGCATGGTGAGAGACGGGAAGAGGTCGAAGGTTGTGTACGATGTACCAGAGCAGAGCTCCACTGTGCTTCCTTGGCTGAGTCCAGAGCTGCTCCGACAG GATCTGCACGGCTATGATGTCAAGTCTGATATCTACAGTCTGGGCATTACCGCTTGCGAGCTAGCCAGTGGGAGAGTTCCTTTTCAGGACATGCACCCAACATTG ATGCTGCTGCAGAAGCTGAAGGGGTCGCACTGCTGTCTGCTGGATATCCACCCATTCCCCTTGGAGGGGCTGGGGCTGAAAGTCTCCCGCTCCGGGGTGGATTCTGGGATAGGGGAGAGTGTGGCCACCTCCAGCATTATGCGAACGATGACTGGAGAGAGACCACAGAGTCCAGCACCTAAAAACTTCTCTGTCCTCTTCCACAACTTTGTCGAATTGTGTCTACAGCATGATCCAGAAAAACG ACCCTCTGCAAGGTCTCTGTTAACCCACGCCTTCTTGAAACAG TACAATCTTCTGTTGGGCTTACAGGTGAAAAGACACACCAAAGAGTCCTTCCTCAACCTCTTACACCCTGCTGTGCCACTGAATAATCCACGAGTATTGGCAAAGGCTGCACAGACTGCAGCAGGTCAAGATTCTACTACCTCTCCCGATGGAACAGCTGGAGCATGGGAATTCTAA
- the LOC121322824 gene encoding STE20-related kinase adapter protein beta-like isoform X3, with amino-acid sequence MTFVRDCSCISHTSVENISVEDHYDTVSHHYLTNEPAACSLSETPPNDDMTVYSTDISHYQLLSELGKGFHDLSVVCLARHRPTGNLVAVKRTNLDNCTEEQLGVLQNEVLQTQLFHHPNILTSQIVFTSSSKLWVISPLMAYGSAECLVKTYFSDGMSESLIAFILYGVLKGLDYLHRMGYIHRSVKASHILLSGDGRVYLSGLHSLYSMVRDGKRSKVVYDVPEQSSTVLPWLSPELLRQDLHGYDVKSDIYSLGITACELASGRVPFQDMHPTLMLLQKLKGSHCCLLDIHPFPLEGLGLKVSRSGVDSGIGESVATSSIMRTMTGERPQSPAPKNFSVLFHNFVELCLQHDPEKRPSARSLLTHAFLKQVKRHTKESFLNLLHPAVPLNNPRVLAKAAQTAAGQDSTTSPDGTAGAWEF; translated from the exons ATGACATTTGTAAGG GACTGTTCCTGTATTTCACATACATCGGTTGAAAACATCAGTGTAGAGGACCATTACGACACAGTCAGTCATCACTATCTG ACCAATGAGCCAGCAGCATGTTCCCTATCAGAAACACCTCCCAATGATGACATGACTGTGTACTCCACTGATATCAGCCACTATCAACTTCTCTCTGAGCTGG GGAAGGGGTTCCATGACCTCAGTGTGGTGTGCTTGGCTAGGCACAGACCCACGGGGAACCTCGTGGCTGTCAAGCGGACAAATCTCGACAACTGTACAGAAGAACAACTAGGGGTCTTACAG AATGAGGTGCTGCAGACTCAGCTTTTCCACCACCCCAACATCCTGACCTCCCAGATCGTATTTACCTCCTCTAGCAAACTCTGGGTCATCAGTCCATTGATGGCATATG GCTCTGCAGAGTGTCTTGTGAAGACGTATTTCTCTGATGGAATGAGTGAGTCGCTCATTGCCTTTATTCTCTATGGAGTATTAAAGGGTCTTGACTACCTGCACAGGATGGGCTACATTCACAG GAGTGTTAAAGCCAGTCATATTCTTCTGTCTGGAGATGGGCGTGTCTACCTGTCTGGTCTACACAGTCTGTACAGCATGGTGAGAGACGGGAAGAGGTCGAAGGTTGTGTACGATGTACCAGAGCAGAGCTCCACTGTGCTTCCTTGGCTGAGTCCAGAGCTGCTCCGACAG GATCTGCACGGCTATGATGTCAAGTCTGATATCTACAGTCTGGGCATTACCGCTTGCGAGCTAGCCAGTGGGAGAGTTCCTTTTCAGGACATGCACCCAACATTG ATGCTGCTGCAGAAGCTGAAGGGGTCGCACTGCTGTCTGCTGGATATCCACCCATTCCCCTTGGAGGGGCTGGGGCTGAAAGTCTCCCGCTCCGGGGTGGATTCTGGGATAGGGGAGAGTGTGGCCACCTCCAGCATTATGCGAACGATGACTGGAGAGAGACCACAGAGTCCAGCACCTAAAAACTTCTCTGTCCTCTTCCACAACTTTGTCGAATTGTGTCTACAGCATGATCCAGAAAAACG ACCCTCTGCAAGGTCTCTGTTAACCCACGCCTTCTTGAAACAG GTGAAAAGACACACCAAAGAGTCCTTCCTCAACCTCTTACACCCTGCTGTGCCACTGAATAATCCACGAGTATTGGCAAAGGCTGCACAGACTGCAGCAGGTCAAGATTCTACTACCTCTCCCGATGGAACAGCTGGAGCATGGGAATTCTAA
- the LOC121322824 gene encoding STE20-related kinase adapter protein beta-like isoform X4, whose amino-acid sequence MSFLDCSCISHTSVENISVEDHYDTVSHHYLTNEPAACSLSETPPNDDMTVYSTDISHYQLLSELGKGFHDLSVVCLARHRPTGNLVAVKRTNLDNCTEEQLGVLQNEVLQTQLFHHPNILTSQIVFTSSSKLWVISPLMAYGSAECLVKTYFSDGMSESLIAFILYGVLKGLDYLHRMGYIHRSVKASHILLSGDGRVYLSGLHSLYSMVRDGKRSKVVYDVPEQSSTVLPWLSPELLRQDLHGYDVKSDIYSLGITACELASGRVPFQDMHPTLMLLQKLKGSHCCLLDIHPFPLEGLGLKVSRSGVDSGIGESVATSSIMRTMTGERPQSPAPKNFSVLFHNFVELCLQHDPEKRPSARSLLTHAFLKQVKRHTKESFLNLLHPAVPLNNPRVLAKAAQTAAGQDSTTSPDGTAGAWEF is encoded by the exons ATGTCTTTCTTG GACTGTTCCTGTATTTCACATACATCGGTTGAAAACATCAGTGTAGAGGACCATTACGACACAGTCAGTCATCACTATCTG ACCAATGAGCCAGCAGCATGTTCCCTATCAGAAACACCTCCCAATGATGACATGACTGTGTACTCCACTGATATCAGCCACTATCAACTTCTCTCTGAGCTGG GGAAGGGGTTCCATGACCTCAGTGTGGTGTGCTTGGCTAGGCACAGACCCACGGGGAACCTCGTGGCTGTCAAGCGGACAAATCTCGACAACTGTACAGAAGAACAACTAGGGGTCTTACAG AATGAGGTGCTGCAGACTCAGCTTTTCCACCACCCCAACATCCTGACCTCCCAGATCGTATTTACCTCCTCTAGCAAACTCTGGGTCATCAGTCCATTGATGGCATATG GCTCTGCAGAGTGTCTTGTGAAGACGTATTTCTCTGATGGAATGAGTGAGTCGCTCATTGCCTTTATTCTCTATGGAGTATTAAAGGGTCTTGACTACCTGCACAGGATGGGCTACATTCACAG GAGTGTTAAAGCCAGTCATATTCTTCTGTCTGGAGATGGGCGTGTCTACCTGTCTGGTCTACACAGTCTGTACAGCATGGTGAGAGACGGGAAGAGGTCGAAGGTTGTGTACGATGTACCAGAGCAGAGCTCCACTGTGCTTCCTTGGCTGAGTCCAGAGCTGCTCCGACAG GATCTGCACGGCTATGATGTCAAGTCTGATATCTACAGTCTGGGCATTACCGCTTGCGAGCTAGCCAGTGGGAGAGTTCCTTTTCAGGACATGCACCCAACATTG ATGCTGCTGCAGAAGCTGAAGGGGTCGCACTGCTGTCTGCTGGATATCCACCCATTCCCCTTGGAGGGGCTGGGGCTGAAAGTCTCCCGCTCCGGGGTGGATTCTGGGATAGGGGAGAGTGTGGCCACCTCCAGCATTATGCGAACGATGACTGGAGAGAGACCACAGAGTCCAGCACCTAAAAACTTCTCTGTCCTCTTCCACAACTTTGTCGAATTGTGTCTACAGCATGATCCAGAAAAACG ACCCTCTGCAAGGTCTCTGTTAACCCACGCCTTCTTGAAACAG GTGAAAAGACACACCAAAGAGTCCTTCCTCAACCTCTTACACCCTGCTGTGCCACTGAATAATCCACGAGTATTGGCAAAGGCTGCACAGACTGCAGCAGGTCAAGATTCTACTACCTCTCCCGATGGAACAGCTGGAGCATGGGAATTCTAA